The following proteins are encoded in a genomic region of Synechococcus sp. CBW1002:
- a CDS encoding amino acid ABC transporter ATP-binding protein has protein sequence MPLMIEARGVQKWYPNGFHALRGVDLSVRRGEVVVIMGPSGSGKSTFLRTFNALETFQKGTIEVDGIALTDDLQQIDTVRREVGMVFQQFNLFPHLTVLDNLMLAPVLVRRRSREQVRRQALQLLERVGIAEQAQKYPGQLSGGQQQRVAIARSLCMEPRIMLFDEPTSSLDPEMVREVLDVMQNLASEGMTMVVVTHEVRFARQVASRVVLMAEGRVVEEAEPEDFFTAPSHERSRRFLDQIL, from the coding sequence ATGCCCCTGATGATCGAGGCCAGGGGAGTGCAGAAGTGGTACCCGAATGGCTTTCACGCCCTGCGCGGCGTTGATCTCTCAGTGCGGCGGGGGGAGGTGGTGGTGATCATGGGGCCATCGGGGTCGGGCAAGAGCACCTTTCTGCGCACCTTCAACGCCCTGGAAACCTTCCAGAAGGGCACGATCGAGGTGGATGGCATCGCCCTCACGGACGATCTGCAGCAGATCGATACGGTCCGGCGTGAGGTGGGCATGGTGTTTCAGCAATTCAATCTCTTTCCCCATCTCACGGTGCTCGACAATCTGATGCTGGCGCCGGTGCTGGTGCGCCGTCGTTCCCGCGAACAGGTGCGTCGTCAGGCCCTGCAACTCCTGGAGCGGGTCGGTATCGCCGAACAGGCCCAGAAGTATCCCGGTCAACTTTCGGGCGGCCAGCAGCAACGGGTGGCAATCGCCCGCTCCCTCTGCATGGAACCGCGGATCATGCTGTTCGATGAACCCACCAGTTCCCTTGATCCCGAGATGGTGCGGGAGGTGCTGGATGTGATGCAGAACCTTGCCAGCGAAGGGATGACCATGGTGGTGGTGACCCACGAGGTGCGCTTCGCCCGGCAGGTGGCCAGTCGGGTGGTGCTGATGGCGGAAGGGAGGGTGGTGGAGGAAGCCGAGCCTGAAGACTTCTTCACAGCCCCCAGCCATGAGCGCTCGCGCCGC
- a CDS encoding amino acid ABC transporter permease, producing MTHSPAHPARSAANPSRSALLWLRRELFSSPADGALSIGLITLLLLAGAGFLRWAFSQAEWAVIRLNSTLFAVGRYPEAEQWRLWLITTLFSAAAGLSWGLLRAYPRADRRGELWPRNDRIAAALLTFLALWTPWFLELSASIAGRWWGLAALLLALRWLAGRWGRRLPPPVLRLVPLLWPVLYLVGLGLINGGIGLIDVHPTAWGGLLLTLVEASLAILLCFPLGVLLALGRRSELPLLRWGSVLYIEFIRGAPLITLLFLGQNILGFLLPGGLTADRVWRAAWVLTLFAAAYLAEAVRAGLAAVPGGQLEAARSLGLSYWLAMQRVVLPQALRVALPAMVGQFISLLQDTTLLSLIGLMELLGIARTVMANPAFLGRNGEVYLTLAVLFWICCAALGLGSRALERRLDPHITGSSR from the coding sequence ATGACTCACTCCCCCGCCCATCCGGCGCGCTCCGCCGCCAATCCGTCCCGCTCCGCATTGCTGTGGCTGCGGCGCGAGCTGTTTTCCAGCCCCGCCGACGGAGCCCTCAGCATCGGCCTGATCACCCTGCTGCTGCTGGCAGGGGCGGGCTTCCTGCGTTGGGCCTTCAGCCAGGCCGAGTGGGCGGTGATCCGGCTGAACAGCACCCTGTTCGCCGTGGGGCGCTACCCGGAGGCCGAGCAGTGGCGGCTCTGGCTGATCACGACCCTGTTCTCGGCCGCCGCCGGCCTCAGCTGGGGGCTGCTGCGCGCCTACCCCCGCGCCGATCGAAGGGGCGAGCTCTGGCCCCGTAACGACCGCATTGCCGCAGCCTTGCTGACCTTCCTGGCCCTTTGGACACCCTGGTTCCTGGAGCTGTCGGCGTCGATCGCCGGCCGTTGGTGGGGCCTGGCAGCCCTGTTGCTGGCCCTGCGTTGGCTGGCGGGCCGCTGGGGACGGCGACTGCCTCCACCGGTGCTGCGCCTGGTGCCCTTGCTCTGGCCCGTGCTCTATCTGGTGGGGCTTGGCCTGATCAACGGCGGCATCGGCCTGATCGATGTGCATCCCACCGCCTGGGGTGGCCTGCTGCTCACCCTGGTGGAAGCCAGCCTGGCGATCCTGCTCTGTTTCCCCCTGGGGGTGCTCCTGGCCCTGGGGCGCCGCAGCGAGCTGCCGCTGTTGCGCTGGGGATCGGTGCTCTACATCGAGTTCATCCGCGGGGCGCCACTGATCACCCTGCTGTTCCTGGGCCAGAACATCCTCGGATTCCTGCTCCCCGGGGGGCTCACTGCCGATCGGGTCTGGCGGGCCGCCTGGGTGCTCACCCTCTTTGCCGCGGCCTACCTGGCGGAAGCTGTGCGGGCCGGTCTGGCAGCGGTGCCTGGCGGACAGCTTGAGGCGGCCCGCAGCCTGGGGCTCTCCTACTGGCTGGCGATGCAGCGGGTTGTGCTGCCGCAGGCCCTGCGGGTGGCCCTGCCGGCAATGGTTGGGCAGTTCATCTCTCTGTTGCAGGACACCACACTGCTTTCGCTGATCGGCCTGATGGAACTGCTCGGCATCGCCCGCACGGTGATGGCCAACCCCGCCTTCCTGGGCCGCAACGGTGAGGTCTATCTCACGCTGGCGGTGCTGTTCTGGATCTGCTGCGCAGCTCTGGGCCTGGGCAGCCGGGCCTTGGAACGTCGCCTGGATCCCCACATCACCGGCAGCTCCCGCTGA
- a CDS encoding ABC transporter permease subunit (The N-terminal region of this protein, as described by TIGR01726, is a three transmembrane segment that identifies a subfamily of ABC transporter permease subunits, which specificities that include histidine, arginine, glutamine, glutamate, L-cystine (sic), the opines (in Agrobacterium) octopine and nopaline, etc.): MPAAEPPPRQPVTIAWWRNRRVLPWVIQILVALLVLLLIAFLLGNLIRNLTAAGMLLSWRWLGQPASFDIAESLLPFDAAMPYWRGLLAGLVNTLRAVLTGLVGATLLGTAAGMAAFSSNGLLRALVRTYVEVVRNIPLLLQLVFWYFVVFLTLPNGTAALQIPGVVLAKSGLYVAGFAEGLRWAGPQLVNGVWQAPLRLSVEFSALITGLVIYSGAFIAEVVRGGIAAVPRGQWEAAASLGLRWFTTLRRIVLPQALRVIIPGLNTQYISLAKNSSLAVAVGYADLYSVAETTLNQTGRAVEVVVLLMGAYLILDLLISALMNGLNHLVQIKER, from the coding sequence ATGCCGGCGGCCGAGCCCCCACCGCGCCAGCCGGTGACGATCGCCTGGTGGCGCAACCGCCGGGTGTTGCCCTGGGTGATCCAGATCTTGGTCGCCCTGCTGGTGTTGCTGCTGATCGCCTTTCTGCTGGGCAATCTGATCCGCAACCTCACGGCGGCGGGGATGCTGCTGAGCTGGCGCTGGCTCGGGCAGCCCGCCAGCTTTGACATTGCCGAATCGCTGCTGCCCTTTGATGCGGCCATGCCCTACTGGCGGGGCCTGCTGGCAGGGCTGGTGAACACCCTGCGCGCCGTGCTCACCGGCCTGGTGGGGGCCACCCTGCTGGGGACAGCGGCGGGGATGGCGGCCTTCAGCAGTAACGGCCTCTTGCGGGCCCTGGTGCGGACCTACGTGGAAGTGGTGCGCAACATCCCGCTGCTGCTGCAGCTGGTGTTCTGGTATTTCGTGGTGTTCCTGACCCTGCCGAACGGCACGGCTGCCCTGCAGATTCCGGGTGTGGTGCTGGCCAAGTCGGGGCTCTATGTGGCCGGTTTCGCTGAGGGTCTGCGCTGGGCCGGGCCCCAGCTGGTCAATGGCGTCTGGCAGGCCCCCCTGCGGCTGTCGGTGGAGTTCTCCGCCCTGATCACGGGTCTGGTGATCTATTCGGGGGCCTTCATTGCCGAGGTGGTGCGCGGTGGCATCGCCGCCGTGCCCAGGGGTCAGTGGGAGGCGGCGGCCTCCCTGGGGCTGCGCTGGTTCACCACCCTGCGCCGCATCGTGCTGCCCCAGGCGCTGCGGGTGATCATTCCCGGCCTCAACACCCAGTACATCTCCCTGGCCAAGAATTCGTCGCTGGCGGTGGCCGTGGGCTACGCCGATCTCTATTCCGTGGCCGAAACGACCCTCAACCAGACGGGTCGTGCCGTGGAGGTGGTGGTGCTGCTGATGGGGGCGTATCTGATCCTGGATCTGCTGATTTCGGCGCTGATGAACGGGCTCAATCACCTCGTTCAGATCAAGGAGCGCTGA
- a CDS encoding amino acid ABC transporter substrate-binding protein produces the protein MRSITVAKAVRPLFGKAPGLGSRRLGLAVTALLAGLPLLTACAPEGATGLESPKMSQIKARGRLICGVEGKLPGFSFVESSGAYSGLDVDVCKAVAASLLGDPSKVEYRDLNSTERFAALASGEVDLLSRNTTMTLSRDSAGGNGLSFGPTTFYDGQGVMAPTGSGINSLKDLAGKPICVESGTTTELNLADRMRELKVPYTPLKFQTSDQTYAAYLGKRCVAVTSDRSQLAGKRTSFPDPSAHTLLPEVLSKEPLTPATTNGDPVWADAVRWTVYGLMQAEELGITQANVDAKLAEAKASANLADLRRFLGVEGDFGRQLGLPADFVVKSIKASGNYGEIFDRNVGPGSRLKLDRGLNRQWKDGGLIYSPPFR, from the coding sequence ATGCGCTCCATCACCGTTGCCAAGGCGGTCCGACCCCTGTTTGGGAAGGCTCCCGGCCTGGGCTCTAGGCGCCTGGGTCTGGCCGTGACGGCCCTGCTGGCGGGCCTTCCTCTGCTCACGGCCTGCGCTCCGGAGGGCGCCACCGGTCTGGAAAGCCCGAAGATGTCTCAGATCAAGGCGCGCGGGCGGCTGATCTGCGGGGTCGAGGGCAAGCTGCCCGGCTTCAGCTTCGTCGAGTCCAGCGGTGCCTACAGCGGCCTCGATGTGGACGTCTGCAAGGCGGTGGCAGCCTCCCTGCTGGGTGATCCCTCCAAGGTGGAATACCGCGATCTCAATTCCACCGAACGCTTTGCGGCCCTGGCAAGCGGTGAGGTGGATCTGCTGTCGCGCAACACCACCATGACCCTGAGTCGCGACTCGGCTGGTGGCAATGGGCTCAGCTTCGGCCCCACCACCTTCTATGACGGCCAGGGGGTGATGGCGCCGACGGGCAGTGGCATCAACAGTCTCAAAGATCTGGCTGGCAAGCCGATCTGCGTGGAGAGCGGCACCACCACCGAGCTCAACCTGGCCGACCGGATGCGCGAGCTGAAGGTGCCCTACACGCCGCTCAAGTTCCAGACCAGTGACCAGACCTACGCCGCCTATCTGGGTAAGCGCTGCGTGGCGGTGACCTCCGATCGCTCGCAGCTGGCGGGCAAGCGCACCAGCTTCCCCGATCCCAGCGCCCATACCCTGCTGCCGGAGGTGCTGAGCAAGGAGCCCCTCACCCCCGCCACCACCAATGGCGATCCGGTCTGGGCCGATGCCGTGCGCTGGACGGTCTACGGCCTGATGCAGGCGGAGGAACTGGGGATCACCCAGGCCAACGTGGACGCCAAGCTCGCCGAGGCCAAGGCCAGTGCGAACCTGGCGGACCTGCGCCGCTTCCTGGGTGTGGAAGGGGATTTCGGCCGCCAGCTGGGTCTGCCGGCTGATTTCGTGGTGAAGTCGATCAAGGCGAGCGGCAACTACGGCGAGATCTTTGATCGCAATGTCGGTCCTGGCTCCAGGCTGAAGCTGGATCGCGGCCTCAATCGCCAGTGGAAGGATGGCGGCCTGATCTACTCGCCCCCCTTCCGCTGA
- a CDS encoding calcium/sodium antiporter has protein sequence MPFLISSLQIVGGILLLFGGGELFVAGSVAVALLLGIPQLVIGLTVVSLGTSAPELFVSLLSTLQGGAGGDALAVSNVVGSNIFNVLVVLGCSALVMPLRVQSRLVRRDVPLLLGVSMAVWGMASGGRLTWQAGVALLVGTVINLVWESRTASEHPEESADGMEENEASSTPVAIARLAAGLLLLVGGSKLLVDGATAAAVGLGVSNTVIGLTIVSAGTSMPELVTSVVAAYRGKTDLAIGNVVGSNLLNQFLILGICATVSGGRGLGVDPVMISRDLPIMVLTTLACLPIFWTQGVITRLEGGILVLLYGLYLTEQILSNSAPAMADPFRFVVVAAVLPLVLVFLVWQMLRWREQRSG, from the coding sequence ATGCCCTTCCTGATCAGTTCCCTGCAGATCGTCGGCGGCATCCTTCTGCTCTTCGGCGGCGGTGAATTGTTTGTGGCTGGTTCGGTGGCAGTGGCCCTGCTCCTGGGCATTCCCCAGCTGGTGATTGGCCTCACCGTGGTGTCGCTCGGCACCAGCGCCCCGGAGCTGTTCGTGAGTTTGCTCTCGACCCTGCAGGGAGGTGCCGGCGGTGATGCCCTGGCCGTGAGCAACGTGGTGGGCAGCAACATCTTCAACGTGCTGGTGGTGCTCGGCTGCAGTGCCCTGGTGATGCCACTGCGCGTCCAGAGTCGGCTGGTGCGCCGCGATGTGCCTCTGCTGCTGGGGGTGTCGATGGCCGTGTGGGGGATGGCCTCCGGCGGTCGCCTCACCTGGCAGGCCGGCGTCGCCCTGCTGGTGGGCACCGTGATCAATCTGGTCTGGGAAAGTCGCACGGCCAGCGAACACCCGGAGGAGTCGGCCGATGGGATGGAGGAGAACGAGGCCAGCTCCACACCTGTGGCCATCGCCCGGCTCGCTGCGGGACTGCTGCTGCTGGTGGGGGGATCCAAGCTGCTGGTGGATGGAGCCACCGCCGCCGCTGTGGGCCTCGGGGTGAGCAATACCGTGATCGGCCTGACGATCGTGTCGGCGGGCACCTCGATGCCGGAGCTGGTCACCTCGGTGGTGGCGGCTTACCGCGGCAAGACCGATCTGGCCATCGGCAATGTGGTGGGCAGCAACCTGCTCAACCAGTTCCTGATCCTCGGGATCTGCGCCACGGTGTCCGGCGGCCGCGGCCTGGGGGTGGATCCGGTGATGATCAGCCGCGATCTGCCGATCATGGTGCTCACCACCCTGGCCTGCCTGCCGATCTTCTGGACCCAGGGGGTGATCACGCGGCTGGAGGGCGGCATCCTTGTGCTGCTCTACGGCCTCTACCTCACTGAACAGATCCTCAGCAACAGCGCCCCCGCCATGGCGGATCCGTTCCGCTTCGTGGTGGTGGCAGCCGTGCTGCCGTTGGTGCTGGTCTTTCTCGTCTGGCAGATGCTGCGCTGGCGAGAGCAACGCAGCGGCTGA
- a CDS encoding iron-containing alcohol dehydrogenase family protein, with protein sequence MEQSIEPVAQAEPEGGRPCSIAHVIAPARVLRGPGAWLDSLDAVATLTRRPLLLGRSNATQSLRASLLVDLQGHGCAPTSAELQHDCCEEDLETIALQAQAARCDGVIAAGGGKVLDAGKLLADRLGLSCVTVPTSAATCAGWTALANLYSPTGAFQGDVALQRCPDLLVFDHRLVRQAPLRTLASGIADAVAKWYEASVSSGASQDGVTQQAVQMARVLRDQLLLEGVEALAQPGGAAWDRVAEACGLTAGLIGGIGGARCRTVVAHAVHNGLTQLRASHGALHGEKVGFGILVQLRLEEVVGGSQLAAQARRQLLPFFRALGLPVTLEDLGLAGASLVDLQSVCAFACQEGSDLHHLPFPVGEEELLAALVSTTVCRALATDRLSAERPSM encoded by the coding sequence ATGGAGCAGTCGATCGAACCCGTGGCCCAGGCAGAACCCGAGGGGGGCAGGCCCTGCTCCATTGCCCACGTCATCGCACCGGCAAGGGTTCTGCGCGGTCCAGGGGCGTGGCTGGACTCCCTCGACGCTGTGGCGACCCTGACGCGCCGGCCCCTGCTGCTGGGCCGCAGCAACGCCACCCAGTCCCTACGCGCCTCCCTGCTGGTGGATCTTCAGGGTCATGGTTGTGCCCCCACCTCTGCGGAGCTGCAGCACGACTGCTGCGAAGAGGATCTCGAAACGATTGCGCTCCAGGCCCAGGCCGCCCGCTGTGACGGCGTCATCGCCGCTGGAGGCGGCAAGGTTCTCGACGCCGGCAAGTTGCTGGCCGATCGTCTCGGTCTGAGCTGCGTCACCGTTCCCACCAGCGCCGCCACCTGCGCGGGCTGGACAGCCCTGGCCAATCTCTACTCCCCCACTGGAGCCTTCCAGGGTGACGTAGCGCTGCAGCGTTGCCCCGATCTGCTGGTGTTCGACCATCGGCTGGTGCGGCAGGCGCCGCTGCGTACCCTCGCCAGCGGCATCGCCGATGCGGTGGCCAAGTGGTACGAGGCTTCGGTGAGCAGCGGTGCCAGCCAGGACGGTGTGACCCAGCAGGCCGTGCAGATGGCGCGGGTACTGCGTGATCAGCTGCTGCTGGAGGGTGTGGAGGCCCTGGCCCAGCCGGGCGGTGCCGCCTGGGACCGTGTCGCCGAGGCCTGCGGCCTCACCGCTGGCCTGATCGGTGGCATCGGCGGTGCCCGCTGCCGGACAGTGGTGGCCCATGCCGTTCACAACGGACTCACCCAGCTCCGGGCCAGCCACGGCGCCCTCCATGGCGAGAAGGTTGGGTTCGGGATTCTGGTGCAGCTGCGGCTTGAGGAGGTGGTGGGCGGCAGCCAGCTCGCCGCCCAGGCGCGCCGCCAGTTGCTGCCGTTCTTCCGCGCCCTCGGCCTGCCGGTGACCCTGGAGGATCTGGGCCTGGCCGGAGCCAGCCTGGTCGATCTGCAGTCGGTCTGCGCCTTCGCCTGCCAGGAGGGTTCGGATCTGCACCATCTGCCCTTCCCCGTTGGCGAGGAGGAACTCCTCGCAGCCTTGGTGAGCACCACGGTGTGCCGGGCGCTGGCAACAGATCGGCTGTCAGCTGAGCGGCCGTCAATGTGA
- a CDS encoding alpha/beta fold hydrolase — translation MTQLLKPAAGAVGGEALLQQAALNLLDPEGRSLASSVQWWSLPGLGDDGMAWPVAVLGQGPPLLALHGFDSSFLEFRRLAPLLARRHRLYIPDLFGFGFSPRPSKGDYSPRGVLLHLEALLERIASSSAAGSDASISLIGASMGGSVAVELARRHPARIDRLLLLAPAGLTGRPMPLPPLLDGLGVRFLSLPEVRRGLCRSAFAQPDRDVGEPELEIASLHLRTPGWAESLRRFARSGGFAGCGQPLPHQPIRVLWGADDRILRSPQKRAALALLGDRIVELEACGHLPHIDQPLQVADTWWSMVETPSLRRDPEQPMQSSSEKQPVGDP, via the coding sequence GTGACCCAGCTGCTGAAGCCAGCGGCTGGTGCCGTCGGGGGGGAAGCGCTGCTGCAGCAGGCGGCGCTCAACCTTCTGGATCCCGAGGGGCGTTCCCTGGCCTCTTCAGTGCAGTGGTGGTCGCTGCCTGGTCTGGGGGATGACGGCATGGCCTGGCCCGTGGCGGTGCTGGGGCAGGGGCCGCCCCTGCTTGCTCTCCACGGCTTCGACAGCTCCTTTCTGGAGTTCCGGCGATTGGCGCCGTTGCTGGCCAGGCGGCACCGTCTCTATATCCCCGATCTGTTCGGCTTCGGTTTCAGCCCCCGCCCATCCAAGGGGGATTATTCCCCCCGCGGTGTGCTTCTCCATCTTGAGGCGCTGCTGGAGCGCATCGCTTCATCCAGTGCAGCAGGTTCTGATGCGTCGATCAGCCTGATCGGGGCCTCCATGGGTGGATCGGTGGCGGTGGAGCTGGCGCGGCGCCACCCGGCTCGGATCGATCGCCTGCTGCTTCTGGCTCCAGCCGGGCTGACGGGAAGACCGATGCCCCTGCCGCCCCTGCTCGATGGCCTGGGGGTGCGCTTTCTTTCCCTCCCAGAGGTGCGCCGTGGGCTCTGCCGCAGTGCATTCGCCCAGCCGGACCGAGATGTGGGAGAACCGGAGCTGGAAATCGCCTCCCTGCATCTGCGCACTCCTGGCTGGGCAGAGTCGCTGCGTCGCTTCGCGCGCTCCGGCGGCTTCGCCGGCTGCGGCCAACCCCTGCCGCATCAGCCCATCCGGGTGCTCTGGGGCGCCGACGACCGCATCCTGAGGTCACCGCAGAAACGGGCTGCCCTGGCTCTTCTTGGCGATCGGATTGTGGAGCTGGAGGCCTGTGGCCATCTTCCCCACATCGATCAACCCCTGCAGGTGGCGGACACCTGGTGGTCCATGGTCGAGACCCCATCGCTGCGCAGGGATCCAGAGCAGCCCATGCAATCCAGTTCAGAAAAGCAGCCCGTGGGTGACCCTTGA
- a CDS encoding DUF2993 domain-containing protein, with protein MSSTSPLPESPQDPPTPAPPSAGAANAPTEKESGPVMQLIATGLQLWIRQQCESIESLDLQLEGSALQLLRGRLSGVRLMARRVRYQDLEIELVELRADPIRVAVGNVLKGQSVQLEDPFGIRGQVAFTAEGLSRSLSRPQWRSLGDWLSEQLLGLVPLVRLRIQQDRLVLAAQAVGQSGLLELETDLQAVGGTVEIRAVDSGIRARLPMDPNITIERANLEGGMVQLHGRAQVSP; from the coding sequence ATGAGCAGCACGTCTCCCCTGCCCGAATCCCCCCAGGATCCCCCTACTCCTGCTCCCCCTTCCGCAGGGGCGGCCAACGCTCCAACCGAGAAGGAGTCCGGTCCTGTCATGCAACTGATCGCCACCGGTCTGCAGCTCTGGATCCGGCAGCAGTGCGAGTCGATCGAGAGCCTCGATCTTCAACTGGAGGGCTCGGCCCTGCAGCTGCTGCGCGGCCGCCTCAGCGGTGTGCGGCTGATGGCGCGGCGGGTGCGCTACCAGGATCTCGAAATCGAACTGGTGGAGCTTCGTGCCGACCCGATCCGGGTGGCCGTCGGCAATGTGCTGAAGGGGCAATCAGTCCAGCTGGAGGATCCGTTCGGAATTCGTGGCCAGGTGGCCTTCACCGCTGAAGGGCTCTCCCGTTCCCTCAGCCGGCCCCAGTGGCGCTCCCTCGGCGACTGGCTTAGCGAGCAGCTGCTCGGCCTGGTGCCGCTGGTGCGGCTGCGGATCCAGCAGGACCGGCTGGTGCTGGCCGCCCAGGCGGTGGGTCAGTCCGGGCTGCTCGAGCTGGAGACTGACCTGCAGGCTGTAGGGGGCACCGTGGAGATCCGTGCCGTGGACAGTGGCATCCGGGCACGCCTGCCGATGGACCCCAACATCACGATCGAGCGCGCCAACCTCGAGGGGGGCATGGTGCAGCTCCACGGCCGGGCGCAGGTCTCACCCTGA
- a CDS encoding diguanylate cyclase: MPSLAWRIDEPSTDLGSTNGTAANVNPCPWRLILLDVDHFKNYNDHYGHGAGDDCLIAIARSMASAVNRSSDLIARYGGEEFAIVLPETALAPACALAERVRHSVEEQHLPHAASPTAPHVTVSLGVASLVPSGGSRIRDLILQADDCLYRAKRQGRNRVCSRAGGSNSEATADAKAESLPAIDTQP, translated from the coding sequence ATGCCCTCACTGGCCTGGCGAATCGACGAGCCTTCGACAGACTTGGGGAGCACGAATGGAACAGCTGCCAACGTCAATCCTTGCCCCTGGCGGCTGATCCTGCTGGATGTTGATCACTTTAAAAACTACAACGACCATTACGGCCACGGGGCCGGAGACGATTGTCTGATCGCGATCGCTCGGTCCATGGCCTCGGCGGTGAATCGCTCCAGCGATCTGATTGCCCGTTATGGCGGCGAGGAATTTGCCATCGTGCTGCCGGAAACCGCACTTGCGCCCGCTTGCGCACTGGCGGAACGGGTTCGCCATAGCGTGGAGGAGCAACATCTGCCCCATGCGGCGTCCCCCACGGCCCCCCATGTGACCGTGAGCCTTGGCGTGGCCAGTCTGGTGCCCTCCGGCGGCAGCCGAATTCGAGACCTGATCCTCCAGGCTGACGATTGCCTGTACCGGGCCAAGCGGCAGGGCCGTAATCGTGTCTGCTCCAGGGCCGGTGGTTCCAACTCAGAAGCCACAGCCGATGCCAAGGCCGAGAGCCTCCCAGCGATCGACACTCAGCCATGA
- a CDS encoding response regulator has product MCDPLNSPQLPPRILIVDDERFNRQLLTTVLQDEGIISTAGGSAEALEAVRMNPPDLILLDVRLPDMDGFEVCRRLKSNQATQDIPVIFITAMNNPEEEARGLHLGAVDYITKPFNHTVVKARVRTQLRLKQQANLLSRYAFHDALTGLANRRAFDRLGEHEWNSCQRQSLPLAADPAGC; this is encoded by the coding sequence ATGTGCGACCCGCTAAACAGTCCGCAGCTGCCACCGCGGATTCTGATCGTCGACGATGAGCGGTTCAATCGTCAGCTTCTGACAACGGTGCTCCAGGACGAAGGCATCATCAGCACGGCTGGAGGCAGCGCTGAGGCGTTGGAGGCTGTCCGGATGAATCCACCCGATCTGATCCTTCTGGATGTCCGTCTGCCGGATATGGACGGCTTTGAGGTATGCCGCCGGCTGAAGAGCAATCAGGCCACCCAGGACATTCCAGTGATCTTCATCACGGCGATGAACAATCCGGAAGAGGAGGCCCGCGGCCTGCATCTTGGCGCTGTGGATTACATTACGAAACCCTTTAATCATACCGTAGTGAAAGCTCGGGTACGCACCCAGCTTCGACTGAAGCAGCAGGCCAACCTCCTATCACGCTATGCCTTCCACGATGCCCTCACTGGCCTGGCGAATCGACGAGCCTTCGACAGACTTGGGGAGCACGAATGGAACAGCTGCCAACGTCAATCCTTGCCCCTGGCGGCTGATCCTGCTGGATGTTGA
- a CDS encoding DUF4334 domain-containing protein, translating into MTATASAPSAILESRQASTEDALNWFDSLAPVDAAALIGLWRGAEIRTGHPMDGWLEASGWYGKEFVDAETVHPLLFRGARGGIVRVVPNPLAMRSLRRMPFLKAPFWRPALQMTTALLATQHSCARLRMVECRGQVSAAMVYDSLPIIDCFRRIDNDRILGIMDEKGVAQP; encoded by the coding sequence GTGACCGCAACCGCCAGCGCGCCAAGCGCGATTCTCGAGAGCCGCCAGGCCAGCACGGAAGACGCTCTGAACTGGTTCGATTCTCTGGCGCCGGTCGACGCTGCCGCCCTGATCGGCCTCTGGCGCGGAGCCGAGATTCGCACGGGTCATCCGATGGACGGCTGGCTCGAGGCCTCCGGTTGGTATGGCAAGGAGTTCGTGGATGCGGAAACGGTGCATCCGCTGCTGTTCCGGGGCGCTCGCGGTGGCATCGTGCGGGTAGTGCCCAACCCTTTGGCGATGCGCAGCCTTCGCCGGATGCCCTTTCTCAAGGCACCATTCTGGAGGCCGGCCCTGCAGATGACCACAGCCCTGCTGGCCACTCAGCACAGCTGTGCACGGCTGCGGATGGTGGAGTGCCGTGGGCAGGTGAGTGCCGCCATGGTCTACGACTCCCTCCCAATCATTGACTGCTTCCGCCGCATCGACAACGACCGCATCCTTGGGATCATGGACGAAAAGGGTGTGGCTCAGCCCTAA